A single window of Euwallacea similis isolate ESF13 chromosome 32, ESF131.1, whole genome shotgun sequence DNA harbors:
- the LOC136418114 gene encoding V-type proton ATPase subunit F-like, protein MENYMSKRSDENSHTNVLQDLFGDESSQVLFSDSTDSIFIGESKLIAIVGDEDTCVCFILAGIGQTNEDSSQNFVIVDQQTEDLQLELKVLDLLERPDIGLVLITKEAAEKITRLINKYKCIDPVVLIIPGHNGPFEIELPPAIKKIEEKAYCKYKYRRSSNSSSSSITTNESVHAESSKKWSTHSLKLETSSTSLKL, encoded by the exons atggaaaattatatGAGTAAAAGATCTGATGAGAACAGCCACACCAACGTCCTGCAAGACCTTTTCGGTGATGAGTCTTCCCAGGTCTTGTTTTCAGACTCTACAGATTCGATATTCATTGGAGAGTCTAAATTAATTGCAATAGTTGGGGATGAAGACACCTGTGTGTGCTTCATATTAG CTGGCATAGGCCAAACTAACGAAGACTCCAGCCAAAACTTCGTGATAGTGGACCAACAAACCGAAGACCTTCAACTTGAACTGAAAGTTTTAGACCTTTTAGAACGCCCTGACATAGGGCTAGTGCTGATCACCAAGGAGGCAGCAGAGAAAATTACCCGTTTGATCAATAAGTACAAGTGTATAGACCCTGTTGTGCTG ATCATTCCAGGTCATAATGGCCCATTTGAAATTGAGCTACCCccagcaattaaaaaaatagaagaaaaggcgtattgtaaatataaatacagAAGGTCTTCAAACTCATCAAGCTCTTCGATTACAACTAACGAGTCAGTCCACGCAGAGAGTTCCAAAAAATGGTCCACTCATTCCCTAAAATTAGAGACGTCTTCAACATCTCTGAAGTTGTAA